From a region of the Poecile atricapillus isolate bPoeAtr1 chromosome 4, bPoeAtr1.hap1, whole genome shotgun sequence genome:
- the M1AP gene encoding meiosis 1 arrest protein isoform X3, giving the protein MNSRKFPSEPRRIFPAAKAPSQQPSRILVVDVTSPSWANTCSVLSEALENVLCLACGLAGPCRVPLLSLYVVQPQQECLLPFTQVKENFARIQGCLSELRSLPAEGCFPQGGNGVVQAVQDGLQQFKQYSRHTAAGGSTNTSVEITILTSQPSKEMVKQLEKKLQDVDLVSLRRIQVIEVLKRDFLEPEDVEQCVPAEEPGSDMAILGMDIEVQTVEDNVISLEMLFKTWLHDHGTEREQLHLLLPSGGFGHAAAPKNTLMCLKCDLQERLLDPALLSGTADGTGRAADPSSPWHMAAWPSTALHKLRVLKALKSEGVCESVLYGLPFIIKPTSCWQLDWDELETNQHSFHALCHSLLDFAL; this is encoded by the exons atgaattccagaaaattcccctCAGAACCACGGAGAATTTTTCCTGCTGCTAAAgcccccagccagcagccatcCCGAATCCTGGTGGTGGATGTCACCTCCCCTTCCTGGGCCAACACTTGCTCTGTGCTCTCTGAGGCTCTGGAGAACGTCCTGTGCCTGGCGTGTGGCCTGGCAGGGCCCTGCCGGGTGCCCCTGCTCAGCCTCTACGtggtgcagccccagcaggagtGTCTGCTGCCCTTCACG CAAGTGAAAGAAAACTTTGCCCGAATTCAAGGCTGCCTTTCGGAGCTCCGCTCGCTCCCGGCTGAGGGCTGCTTCCCGCAGGGGGGGAACGGAGTGGTGCAAGCTGTGCAGGATGGATTGCAGCAGTTCAAGCAGTACAGCAGGCACACGGCAGCAGGAGGCTCCACAAACACTTCTGTTGAG ATCACAATTTTGACCAGCCAGCCCAGCAAAGAAATGgtaaagcagctggaaaagaagTTACAAGACGTAGACCTGGTGAGTCTGCGAAGAATCCAGGTCATTGAGGTTCTGAAGAGAGATTTCCTGGAACCTGAGGACGTGGAGCAGTGTGTGCCAGCAGAGGAGCCTGGCAGTG ATATGGCAATCCTGGGAATGGACATCGAGGTGCAAACTGTAGAGGACAACGTCATCAGCCTGGAGATGCTGTTTAAAACGTGGCTCCATGACCATGGCACAGAGAGGGAACAGCTccatctcctccttccctcaggAGGTTTTGGCCACGCTGCTGCACCCAAGAACACCTTaa TGTGCCTGAAGTGCGATTTGCAGGAGAGGCTGCTGGACCCAGCCCTCCTTTCAGGGACAGCTGATGGcactgggagagcagcagatcccagctctccctggcacATGGCAGCCTGGCCATCCACAGCTCTGCACAAACTCCGGGTGCTAAA ggctctgaagTCTGAAGGGGTCTGTGAGTCTGTCCTCTATGGGCTGCCCTTCATCATCAAGCCCAcaagctgctggcagctggactgggatgaactggagACAAACCAGCACAGTTTCCATGCTTTGTGCCACAGTCTCCTG GATTTTGCCCTTTAG
- the M1AP gene encoding meiosis 1 arrest protein isoform X2: MNSRKFPSEPRRIFPAAKAPSQQPSRILVVDVTSPSWANTCSVLSEALENVLCLACGLAGPCRVPLLSLYVVQPQQECLLPFTQVKENFARIQGCLSELRSLPAEGCFPQGGNGVVQAVQDGLQQFKQYSRHTAAGGSTNTSVEITILTSQPSKEMVKQLEKKLQDVDLVSLRRIQVIEVLKRDFLEPEDVEQCVPAEEPGSDMAILGMDIEVQTVEDNVISLEMLFKTWLHDHGTEREQLHLLLPSGGFGHAAAPKNTLMCLKCDLQERLLDPALLSGTADGTGRAADPSSPWHMAAWPSTALHKLRVLKALKSEGVCESVLYGLPFIIKPTSCWQLDWDELETNQHSFHALCHSLLSALNNLEVEVAYNPLHLKSNLYRYLKSSLYKPPHRQQPQPREQRPERHQPRQPQSRAKAAVAPLLMAPSPLQTSRPAAAAARRGSCEGSLLPKEYEEFLQ; encoded by the exons atgaattccagaaaattcccctCAGAACCACGGAGAATTTTTCCTGCTGCTAAAgcccccagccagcagccatcCCGAATCCTGGTGGTGGATGTCACCTCCCCTTCCTGGGCCAACACTTGCTCTGTGCTCTCTGAGGCTCTGGAGAACGTCCTGTGCCTGGCGTGTGGCCTGGCAGGGCCCTGCCGGGTGCCCCTGCTCAGCCTCTACGtggtgcagccccagcaggagtGTCTGCTGCCCTTCACG CAAGTGAAAGAAAACTTTGCCCGAATTCAAGGCTGCCTTTCGGAGCTCCGCTCGCTCCCGGCTGAGGGCTGCTTCCCGCAGGGGGGGAACGGAGTGGTGCAAGCTGTGCAGGATGGATTGCAGCAGTTCAAGCAGTACAGCAGGCACACGGCAGCAGGAGGCTCCACAAACACTTCTGTTGAG ATCACAATTTTGACCAGCCAGCCCAGCAAAGAAATGgtaaagcagctggaaaagaagTTACAAGACGTAGACCTGGTGAGTCTGCGAAGAATCCAGGTCATTGAGGTTCTGAAGAGAGATTTCCTGGAACCTGAGGACGTGGAGCAGTGTGTGCCAGCAGAGGAGCCTGGCAGTG ATATGGCAATCCTGGGAATGGACATCGAGGTGCAAACTGTAGAGGACAACGTCATCAGCCTGGAGATGCTGTTTAAAACGTGGCTCCATGACCATGGCACAGAGAGGGAACAGCTccatctcctccttccctcaggAGGTTTTGGCCACGCTGCTGCACCCAAGAACACCTTaa TGTGCCTGAAGTGCGATTTGCAGGAGAGGCTGCTGGACCCAGCCCTCCTTTCAGGGACAGCTGATGGcactgggagagcagcagatcccagctctccctggcacATGGCAGCCTGGCCATCCACAGCTCTGCACAAACTCCGGGTGCTAAA ggctctgaagTCTGAAGGGGTCTGTGAGTCTGTCCTCTATGGGCTGCCCTTCATCATCAAGCCCAcaagctgctggcagctggactgggatgaactggagACAAACCAGCACAGTTTCCATGCTTTGTGCCACAGTCTCCTG AGCGCTCTGAACAACTTGGAAGTGGAAGTTGCTTACAACCCCTTGCACCTGAAGAGCAACCTCTACAGATACCTGAAGAGTTCCTTGTACAAACCTCCCCAccggcagcagccccagccccgggagcAGCGCCCGGAGCGGCACCAGCCCAGGCAG CCTCAGAGCAGAGCCAAAGCTGCAGTTGCTCCCCTGCTGATGGCTCCCTCGCCCCTCCAAACATCcagaccagcagcagcagcagccaggagaggctCCTGTGAGGGCTCCCTGCTCCCCAAGGAGTATGAGGAGTTCCTGCAGTGA
- the M1AP gene encoding meiosis 1 arrest protein isoform X1, whose product MNSRKFPSEPRRIFPAAKAPSQQPSRILVVDVTSPSWANTCSVLSEALENVLCLACGLAGPCRVPLLSLYVVQPQQECLLPFTQVKENFARIQGCLSELRSLPAEGCFPQGGNGVVQAVQDGLQQFKQYSRHTAAGGSTNTSVEITILTSQPSKEMVKQLEKKLQDVDLVSLRRIQVIEVLKRDFLEPEDVEQCVPAEEPGSDMAILGMDIEVQTVEDNVISLEMLFKTWLHDHGTEREQLHLLLPSGGFGHAAAPKNTLMCLKCDLQERLLDPALLSGTADGTGRAADPSSPWHMAAWPSTALHKLRVLKALKSEGVCESVLYGLPFIIKPTSCWQLDWDELETNQHSFHALCHSLLKRKWMLLTRHEPQNTAPNWNVVVHPYYVIVPSDSATLLVKAVAIRELLLPSAFPALLAEHPDRVRGPIESALNNLEVEVAYNPLHLKSNLYRYLKSSLYKPPHRQQPQPREQRPERHQPRQPQSRAKAAVAPLLMAPSPLQTSRPAAAAARRGSCEGSLLPKEYEEFLQ is encoded by the exons atgaattccagaaaattcccctCAGAACCACGGAGAATTTTTCCTGCTGCTAAAgcccccagccagcagccatcCCGAATCCTGGTGGTGGATGTCACCTCCCCTTCCTGGGCCAACACTTGCTCTGTGCTCTCTGAGGCTCTGGAGAACGTCCTGTGCCTGGCGTGTGGCCTGGCAGGGCCCTGCCGGGTGCCCCTGCTCAGCCTCTACGtggtgcagccccagcaggagtGTCTGCTGCCCTTCACG CAAGTGAAAGAAAACTTTGCCCGAATTCAAGGCTGCCTTTCGGAGCTCCGCTCGCTCCCGGCTGAGGGCTGCTTCCCGCAGGGGGGGAACGGAGTGGTGCAAGCTGTGCAGGATGGATTGCAGCAGTTCAAGCAGTACAGCAGGCACACGGCAGCAGGAGGCTCCACAAACACTTCTGTTGAG ATCACAATTTTGACCAGCCAGCCCAGCAAAGAAATGgtaaagcagctggaaaagaagTTACAAGACGTAGACCTGGTGAGTCTGCGAAGAATCCAGGTCATTGAGGTTCTGAAGAGAGATTTCCTGGAACCTGAGGACGTGGAGCAGTGTGTGCCAGCAGAGGAGCCTGGCAGTG ATATGGCAATCCTGGGAATGGACATCGAGGTGCAAACTGTAGAGGACAACGTCATCAGCCTGGAGATGCTGTTTAAAACGTGGCTCCATGACCATGGCACAGAGAGGGAACAGCTccatctcctccttccctcaggAGGTTTTGGCCACGCTGCTGCACCCAAGAACACCTTaa TGTGCCTGAAGTGCGATTTGCAGGAGAGGCTGCTGGACCCAGCCCTCCTTTCAGGGACAGCTGATGGcactgggagagcagcagatcccagctctccctggcacATGGCAGCCTGGCCATCCACAGCTCTGCACAAACTCCGGGTGCTAAA ggctctgaagTCTGAAGGGGTCTGTGAGTCTGTCCTCTATGGGCTGCCCTTCATCATCAAGCCCAcaagctgctggcagctggactgggatgaactggagACAAACCAGCACAGTTTCCATGCTTTGTGCCACAGTCTCCTG AAAAGGAAGTGGATGCTCTTGACCAGGCATGAGCCCCAGAACACTGCACCAAACTGGAACGTGGTGGTGCATCCCTACTATGTCATCGTCCCCTCTGACTCTGCCACTCTCCTGGTGAAAGCAGTGGCCATCagagagctcctgctgccatCAGCCTTCCCAGCCCTCCTGGCTGAGCACCCCGATCGAGTCAGGGGCCCCATCGAG AGCGCTCTGAACAACTTGGAAGTGGAAGTTGCTTACAACCCCTTGCACCTGAAGAGCAACCTCTACAGATACCTGAAGAGTTCCTTGTACAAACCTCCCCAccggcagcagccccagccccgggagcAGCGCCCGGAGCGGCACCAGCCCAGGCAG CCTCAGAGCAGAGCCAAAGCTGCAGTTGCTCCCCTGCTGATGGCTCCCTCGCCCCTCCAAACATCcagaccagcagcagcagcagccaggagaggctCCTGTGAGGGCTCCCTGCTCCCCAAGGAGTATGAGGAGTTCCTGCAGTGA
- the DOK1 gene encoding docking protein 1 isoform X1, producing MEPPAMEGPLLVQHSHKFGAKRWKRGWSALYPASQHGVARLEVFDCKEPSAAGRAGTRRLARTVVRLSDCTSVAPVGEGGPRAGTATFRLETRDRSFLFAAEKQQSEEWVAKLCQIAFPGNGPSDGVVSQYGREGSGESPALEMAVNSIYYTRDEVNAFWVTVQRTEAAERCELRGTYVLKAERDSLVLKDPRTDRILYVWPYRLLRRYGRDKVMFSFEAGRRCDSGPGNFTFETKQGNEIFRLVEASIQEQKAQVEENRQSCDSLEADSPSMVQIRQALADSLNLELPAEGDDTLAPKAGLAPRAAAAAAEERDAASLLKSRTLPELPVPPAKPTASSTPPRSPLLKVLRAVPPAEDPSSVYSEPLDSVKGLQPWPDPLYSDPVDSKAMSAAKAPGGAAEEPKPRPPVPPYSGPYEQGRAEGQGRAEGRGQAPPGHKEHIYDEPEGRAPRSLRPLTCIYDEARPTSEAWRTQGHDGRGGYEYPYNPSTDDYSVPAFPAKAKSPKPVPAPKPQAAFIPKGAERLEEPGRRWGGAAPEKVLAKPSLNSSNNNNVEVLYSQVVKPQQLQKKEQCVDEYSLSPLYEDLGEI from the exons ATGGAGCCGCCGGCCATGGAGGGGCCGCTGctggtgcagcacagccacaagTTCGGCGCCAAG CGCTGGAAGCGCGGCTGGTCCGCGCTCTACCCCGCCAGCCAGCACGGCGTGGCCCGGCTCGAGGTGTTCGACTGCAAGGAGCCGTCGGCGGCCGGGCGGGCGGGCACCCGGCGGCTCGCCCGTACCGTGGTTCGCCTCAGCGACTGCACCAGCGTGGCCCCGGTGGGCGAGGGCGGCCCCCGCGCCGGCACCGCCACCTTCCGCCTGGAGACCCGCGACCGCAGCTTCCTCTTCGCGGCCGAGAAGCAGCAGAGCGAGGAGTGGGTGGCGAAGCTGTGCCAGATCGCCTTCCCG GGAAATGGCCCCAGCGATGGCGTGGTGTCACAGTATGGCCGAGAGGGCAGCGGGGAGTCGCCGGCCCTGGAGATGGCTGTGAACTCCATCTACTACACCAGAGATGAAG tgaaCGCTTTCTGGGTGACGGTGCAGCGGACCGAGGCCGCCGAGCGGTGCGAGCTGCGCGGTACCTACGTGCTCAAGGCTGAGCGTGACAGCCTCGTCCTGAAGGACCCACGGACGGACAGGATCCTCTACGTCTGGCCCTACCGGCTGCTCCGGAGATACGGCCGGGACAAG GTGATGTTCTCCTTCGAGGCTGGCAGGCGCTGTGACTCAGGACCTGGAAACTTCACCTTTGAGACCAAGCAGGGCAACGAGATCTTCCGCCTGGTGGAAGCCTCCATCCAGGAGCAGAAGGCACAGGTGGAGGAGAACCGGCAGAGCTGCGACTCTCTGGAAGCCGACAGCCCCAGCATGGTGCAGATCCGCCAGGCCCTGGCTGACAGCCTCAACCTGGAGCTGCCTGCCGAGGGGGACGACACCCTGGCACCCAAAGCGGGGCTGgcacccagggcagcagcagcagcagcagaggagagagaTGCCGCGTCCCTGCTGAAGAGCCGGACTCTACCAGAGCTGCCCGTGCCACCGGCCAAGCCCACAGCATCCAGCACCCCCCCGCGCTCCCCTCTGCTCAAGGTGCTCCGTGCCGTGCCACCGGCCGAGGACCCGTCCAGCGTGTACTCAGAGCCCCTGGACTCGGTGAAGGGCCTGCAGCCGTGGCCGGACCCGCTGTACTCAGACCCTGTGGACAGCAAGGCCATGAGCGCGGCCAAGGCGCCGGGCGGGGCTGCGGAGGAGCCGAAGCCGCGGCCGCCGGTGCCGCCGTACTCGGGCCCATACGAGCAGGGCCGGGCCGAGGGGCAGGGCCGGGCTGAGGGCCGGGGCCAGGCTCCCCCTGGGCACAAGGAGCACATCTATGACGAGCCCGAGGGCCGCGCTCCCCGCTCGCTGCGCCCCCTCACCTGCATCTACGACGAGGCGCGGCCCACCAGCGAGGCCTGGCGCACCCAGGGCCACGACGGCAGGGGTGGCTACGAGTACCCCTACAACCCCAGCACTGACGATTACTCGGTACCCGCCTTCCCCGCCAAGGCCAAGAGCCCCAAGCCGGTGCCAGCCCCCAAGCCCCAGGCAGCCTTCATCCCCAAAGGGGCAGAAAGGCTGGAGGAGCCTGGCAGGCGATGGGGCGGCGCCGCTCCTGAGAAGGTGCTCGCCAAACCCAGCctcaacagcagcaacaacaacaacgtGGAGGTGCTGTACAGCCAGGTGGTgaagccccagcagctgcagaagaagGAGCAGTGTGTGGATGAGTACAGCTTGTCGCCTCTCTACGAGGACTTAGGGGAGATataa
- the DOK1 gene encoding docking protein 1 isoform X2, producing MEPPAMEGPLLVQHSHKFGAKRWKRGWSALYPASQHGVARLEVFDCKEPSAAGRAGTRRLARTVVRLSDCTSVAPVGEGGPRAGTATFRLETRDRSFLFAAEKQQSEEWVAKLCQIAFPVMFSFEAGRRCDSGPGNFTFETKQGNEIFRLVEASIQEQKAQVEENRQSCDSLEADSPSMVQIRQALADSLNLELPAEGDDTLAPKAGLAPRAAAAAAEERDAASLLKSRTLPELPVPPAKPTASSTPPRSPLLKVLRAVPPAEDPSSVYSEPLDSVKGLQPWPDPLYSDPVDSKAMSAAKAPGGAAEEPKPRPPVPPYSGPYEQGRAEGQGRAEGRGQAPPGHKEHIYDEPEGRAPRSLRPLTCIYDEARPTSEAWRTQGHDGRGGYEYPYNPSTDDYSVPAFPAKAKSPKPVPAPKPQAAFIPKGAERLEEPGRRWGGAAPEKVLAKPSLNSSNNNNVEVLYSQVVKPQQLQKKEQCVDEYSLSPLYEDLGEI from the exons ATGGAGCCGCCGGCCATGGAGGGGCCGCTGctggtgcagcacagccacaagTTCGGCGCCAAG CGCTGGAAGCGCGGCTGGTCCGCGCTCTACCCCGCCAGCCAGCACGGCGTGGCCCGGCTCGAGGTGTTCGACTGCAAGGAGCCGTCGGCGGCCGGGCGGGCGGGCACCCGGCGGCTCGCCCGTACCGTGGTTCGCCTCAGCGACTGCACCAGCGTGGCCCCGGTGGGCGAGGGCGGCCCCCGCGCCGGCACCGCCACCTTCCGCCTGGAGACCCGCGACCGCAGCTTCCTCTTCGCGGCCGAGAAGCAGCAGAGCGAGGAGTGGGTGGCGAAGCTGTGCCAGATCGCCTTCCCG GTGATGTTCTCCTTCGAGGCTGGCAGGCGCTGTGACTCAGGACCTGGAAACTTCACCTTTGAGACCAAGCAGGGCAACGAGATCTTCCGCCTGGTGGAAGCCTCCATCCAGGAGCAGAAGGCACAGGTGGAGGAGAACCGGCAGAGCTGCGACTCTCTGGAAGCCGACAGCCCCAGCATGGTGCAGATCCGCCAGGCCCTGGCTGACAGCCTCAACCTGGAGCTGCCTGCCGAGGGGGACGACACCCTGGCACCCAAAGCGGGGCTGgcacccagggcagcagcagcagcagcagaggagagagaTGCCGCGTCCCTGCTGAAGAGCCGGACTCTACCAGAGCTGCCCGTGCCACCGGCCAAGCCCACAGCATCCAGCACCCCCCCGCGCTCCCCTCTGCTCAAGGTGCTCCGTGCCGTGCCACCGGCCGAGGACCCGTCCAGCGTGTACTCAGAGCCCCTGGACTCGGTGAAGGGCCTGCAGCCGTGGCCGGACCCGCTGTACTCAGACCCTGTGGACAGCAAGGCCATGAGCGCGGCCAAGGCGCCGGGCGGGGCTGCGGAGGAGCCGAAGCCGCGGCCGCCGGTGCCGCCGTACTCGGGCCCATACGAGCAGGGCCGGGCCGAGGGGCAGGGCCGGGCTGAGGGCCGGGGCCAGGCTCCCCCTGGGCACAAGGAGCACATCTATGACGAGCCCGAGGGCCGCGCTCCCCGCTCGCTGCGCCCCCTCACCTGCATCTACGACGAGGCGCGGCCCACCAGCGAGGCCTGGCGCACCCAGGGCCACGACGGCAGGGGTGGCTACGAGTACCCCTACAACCCCAGCACTGACGATTACTCGGTACCCGCCTTCCCCGCCAAGGCCAAGAGCCCCAAGCCGGTGCCAGCCCCCAAGCCCCAGGCAGCCTTCATCCCCAAAGGGGCAGAAAGGCTGGAGGAGCCTGGCAGGCGATGGGGCGGCGCCGCTCCTGAGAAGGTGCTCGCCAAACCCAGCctcaacagcagcaacaacaacaacgtGGAGGTGCTGTACAGCCAGGTGGTgaagccccagcagctgcagaagaagGAGCAGTGTGTGGATGAGTACAGCTTGTCGCCTCTCTACGAGGACTTAGGGGAGATataa